In Turicibacter sanguinis, a genomic segment contains:
- a CDS encoding SulP family inorganic anion transporter: MSTRLKPKLLSVMKTYNKEQFIKDVIAGLIVAIIALPLSIALAISSGVSPEQGLYTAIIAGFFISLLGGSRVQIGGPSATFMVVVYGVVATHGTEGLLITTILAGIILILFGLCKLGSMIKYIPYPITVGFTSGIAVTIFSSQIKDFFGMNIGTVPTEFIEKWIYYFESFDKARLLPFIIGSLALAILIIWPKINKKIPGSLIAIVVTTFLVSVLKLDVQTIGSQYANLSSSFPMPSIPHFTWAKIQVLLAPAFTIAFLCSMESLLSAVVSDGMIGSKHRSNMELVAEGIANIASGLFGGMPATGAIARTVANIKNGGRTPIAGIIHALTLLFILLVLMPLVKLIPLATLAAILIMVSYNMSEWRMFKKLLHAPKSDVAVLLTTFFLTVLFDLTLAISVGMVLSSFLFLKRMTDVTDVYGLDLMDDHEDSELLDDELKEVLSDEILVYEINGPFFFGAADKFLDSIQSLQGPSKVLIIRLRNVPVIDATAVHALDLLYDNCERSNTVLVLSEVADRPYQVIKRVGLVKHIGRANVCRGFEDAITRAKQLIA, translated from the coding sequence GTGTCAACAAGACTAAAACCTAAATTATTATCTGTTATGAAAACTTATAATAAGGAGCAGTTTATTAAAGACGTAATAGCTGGATTAATTGTTGCTATTATTGCTTTACCACTCTCAATTGCATTAGCAATTTCTTCGGGGGTTTCACCTGAACAAGGGTTATATACTGCTATTATTGCTGGTTTTTTTATTTCTTTACTTGGAGGTAGTCGTGTCCAAATCGGGGGACCGAGTGCTACGTTCATGGTGGTGGTTTATGGAGTCGTAGCTACTCATGGAACTGAGGGGTTATTGATTACTACGATTTTAGCTGGAATTATATTGATTTTATTTGGACTCTGTAAATTAGGTAGTATGATTAAGTATATCCCGTATCCAATTACGGTAGGATTTACAAGTGGAATTGCAGTTACCATTTTTAGTTCACAGATTAAAGATTTCTTTGGAATGAATATCGGGACTGTGCCAACAGAATTTATTGAGAAATGGATTTATTATTTTGAGTCATTTGATAAAGCAAGGTTGTTACCATTTATTATAGGTTCGTTAGCTTTAGCTATTTTAATTATTTGGCCTAAAATTAATAAAAAGATTCCAGGGTCTTTAATTGCGATCGTTGTAACAACATTTCTGGTATCTGTCTTAAAGTTAGATGTGCAAACTATCGGAAGTCAGTATGCAAATTTATCTTCTTCATTTCCAATGCCATCAATTCCTCACTTTACATGGGCTAAGATTCAAGTTTTATTAGCACCGGCATTTACGATTGCATTTTTATGTTCGATGGAATCATTATTATCAGCTGTTGTATCGGATGGTATGATTGGGAGTAAACATCGATCAAATATGGAATTAGTAGCAGAAGGGATTGCTAATATTGCATCAGGATTATTTGGTGGAATGCCTGCAACGGGGGCAATCGCACGAACAGTTGCAAACATTAAAAATGGAGGACGTACTCCAATTGCTGGAATTATTCATGCGTTAACATTATTATTTATTTTATTAGTGTTAATGCCGTTAGTAAAGTTAATTCCATTAGCTACGTTAGCTGCAATTTTAATTATGGTTTCTTATAATATGAGTGAGTGGCGTATGTTTAAAAAATTATTGCATGCACCAAAAAGTGATGTCGCAGTTTTATTAACGACCTTCTTTTTAACAGTATTATTTGATTTAACACTTGCTATTAGTGTTGGGATGGTTTTATCATCATTCTTATTCTTAAAACGTATGACAGATGTAACGGATGTTTATGGATTAGATTTAATGGATGATCATGAAGACAGTGAATTGTTAGATGATGAATTAAAAGAGGTATTATCAGATGAAATTTTAGTTTATGAAATTAATGGCCCATTTTTCTTTGGAGCTGCTGATAAATTTTTAGATTCAATTCAGTCGTTACAGGGGCCATCTAAAGTATTAATTATAAGATTGCGAAATGTACCTGTTATTGATGCTACAGCTGTTCATGCATTAGATTTATTATATGATAATTGTGAACGTTCAAATACGGTTTTAGTCTTGTCTGAAGTCGCAGATCGACCATATCAAGTTATCAAACGTGTTGGTTTAGTCAAACACATCGGTCGCGCAAATGTTTGCCGCGGATTTGAAGATGCGATTACAAGAGCAAAACAACTGATTGCTTAG
- a CDS encoding endonuclease/exonuclease/phosphatase family protein — MDNELKIVTFNLRITVDDGLNVWENRVSHVVHKIKSEAPDLIGFQELTEISLRDLKRQLTDYVFVGCGRDEQMSGEMVMIAYNKNKLDLMSLDIFWFSDTPYKPGSKKEMMTLARPCNVAVFKNQLTNQIFRVYNTHYDHMQSSIRVQSSEQLLNDLHLREQNISLPTLIMGDMNSEPQDEEIKAIVNNEIIELNDLTDKLDYTFHDYGKIKIKIDYIFATKSVNASKAVAWADCFDGVYLSDHYPVMVRVTFK; from the coding sequence ATGGATAATGAATTGAAAATTGTAACATTTAATTTAAGAATTACAGTAGATGATGGACTTAATGTATGGGAAAATCGTGTTTCTCATGTGGTCCATAAAATTAAAAGTGAAGCTCCGGATCTGATTGGATTTCAAGAGTTAACTGAAATTAGTTTGAGGGATTTAAAACGACAGTTAACGGATTATGTTTTTGTTGGATGCGGTCGAGATGAGCAGATGAGTGGGGAAATGGTGATGATTGCTTACAATAAAAATAAACTTGATTTAATGAGTTTAGATATTTTTTGGTTTTCTGATACTCCCTATAAGCCAGGGAGTAAAAAAGAGATGATGACATTGGCAAGACCTTGCAATGTAGCCGTGTTTAAAAATCAACTCACAAATCAGATTTTCCGTGTATATAACACGCATTATGATCACATGCAATCAAGCATAAGAGTACAAAGTAGTGAGCAACTATTAAATGATTTACACTTACGTGAACAAAATATCTCGCTGCCAACCCTAATCATGGGAGATATGAACTCTGAACCACAAGACGAAGAAATTAAAGCTATCGTCAATAATGAGATAATCGAATTGAATGATTTGACTGATAAATTAGATTATACCTTCCATGACTATGGAAAAATAAAGATTAAAATTGACTATATCTTTGCGACTAAAAGTGTAAATGCCTCTAAAGCTGTTGCTTGGGCAGACTGTTTTGATGGTGTTTATTTGTCAGACCATTATCCAGTGATGGTGAGGGTAACATTTAAATAA
- a CDS encoding ABC-F family ATP-binding cassette domain-containing protein, translating into MLTVSNVGLRYGDKKLFEEVNLKFTPGNCYGVIGANGAGKSTFLKILAGEIEPNTGHVSYPKDIRMSVLKQDHYQYDELPVLETVIRGNERLFEITQQKNALYMKEDFSEEDGILAAELEGEFADLNGWEAESDAASLLQGLGVPTELHDKLMKELTGAEKVKVLLAQALFGNPGILVLDEPTNHLDIQSINWLEEFLINFEGTVIVVSHDRHFLNKVCTHICDVDFGKIKLFVGNYDFWYESSQLLNRMAKEQNKKKEEQIKELQEFIARFSANASKSKQATSRKKLLDKITLDDLEPSSRRYPYVGFKPEREVGNDILFVEGLTKTIDGVKVLDNVSFMVNKDDKIAFIGDEIAVTTLFKILNGEMEPDSGKFKFGVTIKTAYFPKDNSEFFNGSDLSLVDWLRQYSDDQTESYVRGFLGRMLFSGEEALKKASVLSGGEKVRCMLSRMMLTNANLLMLDQPTNHLDLESITAVNNGLKDFSSNVLFASHDHQFIQTIANRIIDIKEDGTIVDKQTTYDEYLALA; encoded by the coding sequence ATGCTTACAGTATCAAACGTTGGTTTACGATATGGTGATAAAAAATTATTTGAAGAAGTTAACTTAAAATTCACTCCAGGAAATTGCTACGGAGTAATCGGTGCAAACGGAGCTGGAAAATCTACGTTTTTAAAAATTTTAGCGGGTGAAATCGAACCTAATACAGGTCATGTAAGTTACCCAAAAGATATTCGTATGTCAGTTTTAAAACAGGATCATTATCAATACGATGAATTACCAGTTTTAGAAACAGTAATTCGTGGTAATGAACGCCTATTTGAAATTACTCAACAAAAAAATGCGTTATATATGAAAGAAGATTTCTCTGAAGAAGATGGAATTTTAGCAGCTGAACTTGAAGGTGAATTTGCTGACTTAAACGGGTGGGAAGCAGAATCAGATGCTGCCTCTTTATTACAAGGTTTAGGTGTTCCAACAGAATTACATGATAAATTAATGAAAGAATTAACAGGGGCTGAAAAAGTCAAAGTATTATTAGCTCAAGCATTATTCGGAAACCCTGGAATCTTAGTACTCGATGAGCCTACCAACCACTTAGATATTCAATCAATTAACTGGTTAGAAGAATTCTTAATCAACTTCGAGGGAACAGTTATCGTTGTATCCCATGACCGTCACTTCTTAAATAAAGTGTGTACTCATATTTGTGACGTTGACTTTGGGAAAATCAAATTATTCGTTGGTAACTATGATTTCTGGTATGAATCAAGCCAATTATTAAATCGTATGGCTAAAGAACAAAATAAGAAAAAAGAAGAACAAATCAAAGAATTACAAGAATTCATTGCACGTTTCTCTGCTAATGCTTCTAAATCTAAACAAGCGACATCTCGTAAAAAATTATTAGATAAGATTACATTAGATGACCTTGAACCATCAAGTCGTCGTTATCCATACGTTGGATTCAAACCAGAACGTGAAGTTGGGAATGACATTTTATTCGTTGAAGGATTAACAAAAACAATCGATGGAGTTAAAGTTTTAGATAACGTAAGCTTCATGGTTAATAAAGATGACAAAATTGCATTTATCGGTGATGAAATTGCCGTTACAACATTATTCAAAATCTTAAACGGTGAAATGGAACCAGACAGTGGAAAATTCAAATTTGGTGTGACAATCAAAACAGCTTATTTCCCTAAAGACAACTCAGAATTCTTTAATGGATCTGACTTATCATTAGTTGACTGGCTACGTCAATATTCTGATGACCAAACAGAAAGCTATGTTCGCGGATTCTTAGGACGTATGTTATTCTCTGGTGAAGAAGCCCTTAAAAAAGCTTCAGTATTATCAGGGGGAGAAAAAGTACGCTGTATGTTATCACGCATGATGTTAACAAATGCTAACTTATTAATGCTTGATCAACCTACAAACCACTTAGACCTTGAATCAATCACAGCGGTTAATAATGGATTAAAAGACTTCTCAAGCAACGTCTTATTCGCATCACATGACCACCAATTTATTCAAACAATCGCTAACCGCATCATCGACATCAAAGAAGACGGAACAATCGTTGACAAACAAACAACATACGATGAATATTTAGCATTAGCATAA
- a CDS encoding DEAD/DEAH box helicase encodes MTEITFKDLALSPSTLKAIEEIGYVKPSPIQAEAIPVVLAGKDIIGQAQTGTGKTAAFMLPILEKIDPKNKNVQALVLCPTRELAVQVHEESKKFSRNNRDVHILSIYGGQSYDPQIRALKKGVQIVVGTPGRVMDHMRRGTLKLENLKMLVLDEADEMLNMGFKDDIEEILEKTPESRQTVMFSATMAREIMNIAKTYQKNPEVVKVVSEELSNKKIDQYYVEVKRQDRVQAMIRCIDMMGLTSSIVFTNTKREVDELVSKLQEEGYVTEGLHGDLKQAQRDRVMNSFRRKNVNILVATDIAARGIDVSNVEAVFNYDIPLNEENYVHRIGRTGRAGMTGLSITFVFGKDMFRIRRIEDYTKTKMSKMPIPSVEEIQAKKSTNVIDEIVANLEGKDFSKENELIAAILEKGFTIEQVAAGLLQMKIGQSTKKYAHIEEVTAGNPKAKGMRKNEVRLFVNVGSKQKVKAKDFVGMLTKKSDIPARAIGDIDVYKKFTFINVDKAHANNIIRKLNSKLINGKPIRAEKTAPGAAMPKDR; translated from the coding sequence ATGACAGAAATTACATTTAAAGATCTTGCTTTATCACCATCAACATTAAAAGCAATTGAGGAGATCGGGTACGTTAAACCATCACCAATCCAAGCAGAAGCAATCCCAGTAGTATTAGCTGGAAAAGATATTATCGGACAAGCACAAACAGGAACAGGGAAAACGGCAGCATTTATGTTACCAATCCTTGAAAAAATTGATCCTAAAAATAAAAATGTTCAGGCATTAGTATTATGTCCAACTCGTGAGTTAGCGGTACAGGTTCATGAAGAATCTAAAAAATTCTCACGTAACAACCGTGATGTTCACATTTTATCAATTTATGGAGGACAATCATATGATCCTCAAATCCGCGCACTTAAAAAAGGTGTTCAAATCGTTGTCGGAACTCCAGGACGAGTTATGGACCACATGCGCCGCGGCACTTTAAAACTAGAAAACTTAAAAATGTTAGTTTTAGATGAAGCTGATGAAATGTTAAACATGGGATTCAAAGATGATATCGAAGAAATCTTAGAAAAAACACCTGAATCTCGTCAAACAGTTATGTTCTCAGCGACAATGGCTCGTGAAATCATGAACATTGCTAAAACTTATCAAAAAAATCCTGAAGTGGTTAAAGTCGTTTCAGAAGAATTATCAAACAAAAAAATCGATCAATACTACGTTGAAGTTAAACGCCAAGACCGTGTTCAAGCGATGATTCGTTGTATCGATATGATGGGATTAACTTCTTCTATCGTCTTCACTAATACTAAACGTGAAGTTGATGAATTAGTTTCTAAATTACAAGAAGAAGGTTACGTAACTGAAGGGTTACACGGAGACTTAAAACAAGCTCAACGTGACCGCGTTATGAACAGCTTCCGTCGTAAAAATGTTAATATCTTAGTTGCAACTGATATCGCTGCTCGTGGTATCGACGTAAGTAACGTTGAAGCAGTATTCAACTACGATATCCCATTAAATGAAGAAAACTATGTTCACCGTATCGGACGTACTGGTCGTGCGGGGATGACTGGATTATCAATTACGTTTGTATTCGGAAAAGATATGTTCCGTATCCGTCGTATTGAAGATTACACAAAAACAAAAATGTCTAAAATGCCAATTCCATCAGTAGAAGAAATTCAAGCGAAAAAATCTACTAATGTTATTGACGAAATCGTTGCTAATTTAGAAGGAAAAGATTTCTCTAAAGAAAACGAATTAATCGCTGCAATCTTAGAAAAAGGATTCACAATTGAACAAGTTGCGGCTGGTTTATTACAAATGAAAATTGGTCAAAGCACTAAGAAATATGCTCATATCGAAGAAGTTACAGCAGGTAATCCAAAAGCTAAAGGAATGCGTAAAAACGAAGTTCGTTTATTCGTAAACGTTGGTTCTAAGCAAAAAGTTAAGGCTAAAGACTTCGTTGGAATGTTAACTAAAAAGTCTGATATTCCTGCACGTGCAATCGGAGATATCGACGTTTATAAAAAATTCACATTCATTAATGTTGATAAAGCACACGCTAATAACATTATCCGTAAATTAAACTCAAAATTAATTAATGGTAAACCAATTCGTGCTGAAAAAACAGCTCCTGGTGCGGCAATGCCTAAAGATCGCTAA